TGCCCGGGAAAGGGAGGCTTCACCCCTCGCGCAGGTACCAGTCGTCAAAGCGTGAGATATCCTGCAACACCCGGCGATACCCCTTGCCGGTCAGCAGGGCGTGGATGTCCTCGCGCTGGGGGGCGTGGTTGTGTTCCACCGTCATGACCCCGAATGTCCAGCGATCAAAGTCGAAGGCGTTCAGGATGTCGAACTCGCTGCCCTCGGTGTCGATCGAGATATAGTCGATATGGGCCGGGGCCTGGTGGGTTTCCAGAAGCTCGACCAGCGAGATCGTTTCGACCTTGTAGTTCTGACCGCGGATGCGGCGCGAGGATTTGACGAAGGTCGAGATGCCCGAGTTTTCACCGCGCGGCGCCTCGGTAAAGCCCAGCGTTTCGCCCGACGTATGCCAGACGCAGCGGGTTTCGATGGTGGCGGCGCGGTTGGCCTTGAGGGCGGCATGCCAGCCGCGTGCCGGTTCGGCCAGGATGCCGCTCCAGCCGAAACCGGTTTCCAGCAGATAGGAGTTGTTCAGCTCGATCCCGTCGGTGGCGCCGAATTCGACAAAGAAACCATCCTCCTTGAACCCGGTCTGGCACAGAGCGAACAGGTCCTGACGCAGCTGCGATTTCGAGCGGTCCAACAGGTCGATGCAGCGGCTGCGATCCTCGGGCGCTATCGCCTTGAGGAACTCCAGATCGAACCAGGCTTTTTCCCGTTGTTGCAACTGGCGCAGGCGGTCGCGGCGGACAAGAGTGGTGTTGGAGATCGAATGGCTCACGGCAAGGTTACTCCGTCAATGTCCCTGTCTGGGTAGCGGGACACCCGGGGTGAGGCAAGGGGCTTTGTCAGTCGGGCGGGATCAGGCCCAGCCCGCGCAGATAGATGCCGACCCCGGATTCCAGCAGATCCTCGGGCGCAAAGGGCGCGGTGGCGCCGGCATTGCGCGCATAAAGTTCGACCACCCCGTGGCTCATCGCCCAGATATGGGCCGAGACCATGGCCGCCGGCGGCCGTTTTCCGGGCGGGATATGATCGCTCAGATCGGCGGCGGCCTGTTCCAGCACCGCTTTGGCGCGGTTGGAGGCGGCGGCCAGTTCCGGGCTGCGATTGACCGAGATGCCGCTTTCGAACATGGCGATGTAATGGCCGGGATGTTTGCGGGCAAAGGCCAGATAGGCGCGGCCGGTTGCCTCGAACGCGGCCAGCGCCGAGGGCTGTCCCTTGTCATAGGCATATTGCATCAGGTCGGCGAAGATCTCGAACCCCTGGCGGGCGGCCTCGGCGATCAGCTCTTCGCGCCCGTCGAAATGGCGATAGACCGCCGCGGGGGTCACCCCCGCGGTCTTGGCGGCCTCGGACAGGGTAAAGCCGGTCGGCCCCTTGGCGCGGAT
The window above is part of the Ruegeria pomeroyi DSS-3 genome. Proteins encoded here:
- a CDS encoding FkbM family methyltransferase — encoded protein: MSHSISNTTLVRRDRLRQLQQREKAWFDLEFLKAIAPEDRSRCIDLLDRSKSQLRQDLFALCQTGFKEDGFFVEFGATDGIELNNSYLLETGFGWSGILAEPARGWHAALKANRAATIETRCVWHTSGETLGFTEAPRGENSGISTFVKSSRRIRGQNYKVETISLVELLETHQAPAHIDYISIDTEGSEFDILNAFDFDRWTFGVMTVEHNHAPQREDIHALLTGKGYRRVLQDISRFDDWYLREG
- a CDS encoding TetR/AcrR family transcriptional regulator, producing the protein MRKQGYHHGNLKQALIDAALELIRAKGPTGFTLSEAAKTAGVTPAAVYRHFDGREELIAEAARQGFEIFADLMQYAYDKGQPSALAAFEATGRAYLAFARKHPGHYIAMFESGISVNRSPELAAASNRAKAVLEQAAADLSDHIPPGKRPPAAMVSAHIWAMSHGVVELYARNAGATAPFAPEDLLESGVGIYLRGLGLIPPD